One Novosphingobium sp. 9U DNA window includes the following coding sequences:
- a CDS encoding NUMOD1 domain-containing DNA-binding protein has product MTDSFAPSAGLPPDLTGSSYVPRVVHAEGRTFASIREASRELGITAVTVRARLRRKEPGYFVEEVETDQPVTRFRKDGRPVVINGVRYLTLRAAAMASDITVNRVKRQIERGVEGWFYEDEGPLVDKRRDIRRPVVIDSVVYESGAYAARELKISRATVVTRLQSSKFPNYAYKE; this is encoded by the coding sequence ATGACCGATTCTTTTGCACCTTCCGCCGGCCTGCCGCCTGACCTCACCGGCTCCTCCTATGTTCCCCGTGTCGTGCATGCCGAGGGACGAACCTTCGCGTCGATCAGGGAGGCTTCGAGGGAACTGGGTATCACAGCTGTAACGGTCCGAGCACGTTTGCGGCGCAAGGAGCCCGGCTACTTCGTCGAAGAGGTGGAGACAGATCAGCCCGTCACACGCTTCCGAAAGGATGGCCGGCCTGTCGTGATTAATGGCGTGCGATACCTTACGTTGAGAGCCGCGGCCATGGCGTCAGACATAACCGTAAACCGCGTTAAGCGGCAGATAGAGCGCGGCGTTGAGGGCTGGTTTTACGAAGATGAAGGGCCGCTCGTCGATAAGCGTCGCGACATCAGGCGACCAGTTGTGATCGACAGCGTCGTGTACGAGAGCGGCGCTTACGCAGCGCGCGAGCTAAAGATCTCCCGGGCGACGGTCGTGACGCGACTGCAATCTTCCAAGTTTCCGAACTACGCCTACAAAGAATAG
- a CDS encoding ATP-binding protein, whose translation MLLKGDWIARHENCAIIGPTGIGKSWLACAIGRIRCLAGTPCRRLSARKRSAA comes from the coding sequence ATGCTGCTCAAAGGTGACTGGATCGCCCGTCACGAAAACTGTGCCATCATCGGGCCAACCGGCATCGGCAAGAGCTGGCTCGCGTGCGCGATTGGTCGTATCCGGTGTCTGGCTGGCACGCCGTGCAGGAGGCTCTCCGCGAGGAAGCGGAGCGCGGCGTAA
- a CDS encoding ATP-binding protein: MAKAFADLAANDETTSLSHAEWLALLLDHEATYRNDRRLALRLRYAKLRHRATPEDIDHRAPSSWP, encoded by the coding sequence ATGGCAAAGGCCTTTGCTGATCTGGCAGCCAACGACGAGACCACCAGCCTAAGCCACGCCGAATGGCTGGCATTGCTCCTCGACCATGAGGCGACATACCGAAACGATCGGCGCCTCGCCTTGCGCCTGCGATACGCCAAACTGCGCCACCGTGCCACTCCTGAGGACATCGACCACCGGGCTCCCTCCTCGTGGCCTTGA
- a CDS encoding glycosyltransferase, which translates to MKLPVDQRPITALSVLIPVAKRFDSPPNVWRAYHDALTSIGLTLEFIYVLDGPNPHFDREFEQIESSRDDVQVIRLARRFGEAACLTEAVRHASGNGLIILPPYLQIAPGALPVLIDRLATADVVTVSRDRCEDNIVNRMRGWVFEWLAGIAGSRYTDPGCIVRAVRPAVFSELVLQEEQYQFLPLLAERQGFLVEEVQLPQAEDDRRLRTHSVGSHLGGVLDVIVVGFLVAFFQKPFRFFGSIGAGLFILGLMICSALLFEKLVHGVFLADRPMLLLGVVMLVLGVQIAAVGLIAEIVIFTRTRAPSTYKIEKLVLQDGMQTDAFIAVAGDGQP; encoded by the coding sequence ATGAAACTGCCAGTAGATCAGCGGCCAATCACGGCGTTGTCGGTCTTGATTCCGGTAGCGAAGCGCTTCGATTCGCCGCCAAATGTGTGGCGAGCTTATCACGATGCGCTGACGAGCATCGGCCTGACGCTTGAGTTCATTTACGTTTTGGATGGGCCCAATCCACATTTCGACCGGGAGTTCGAACAAATTGAGAGTTCCCGGGATGATGTGCAAGTCATCCGCCTAGCACGCCGATTTGGAGAGGCGGCCTGTCTGACGGAAGCGGTGCGACATGCAAGCGGCAATGGGCTGATAATCCTGCCGCCCTATCTCCAGATTGCGCCGGGAGCACTGCCGGTCCTTATTGACCGGCTAGCGACAGCCGACGTCGTGACGGTATCGCGGGATCGGTGCGAAGACAATATTGTCAATCGCATGCGAGGCTGGGTCTTTGAATGGCTCGCAGGCATCGCTGGTTCGCGCTACACCGACCCCGGTTGCATTGTCCGGGCGGTGCGGCCCGCCGTATTCAGCGAACTGGTGCTGCAAGAGGAGCAGTACCAGTTCCTGCCGCTGCTGGCCGAACGCCAGGGCTTTTTGGTCGAAGAAGTGCAACTTCCGCAAGCCGAGGATGATCGACGGTTAAGGACGCACAGCGTCGGCAGCCACTTGGGAGGTGTGCTTGATGTCATCGTCGTTGGCTTCCTCGTGGCCTTTTTTCAGAAGCCATTCCGGTTCTTCGGTTCCATTGGGGCAGGGCTGTTCATTCTCGGATTGATGATCTGCTCGGCGCTTCTGTTCGAGAAGCTAGTTCACGGAGTTTTCCTCGCCGATCGTCCGATGTTGCTCTTAGGCGTCGTGATGCTCGTTCTAGGTGTGCAGATTGCGGCGGTTGGCTTGATCGCTGAAATTGTGATCTTCACCAGAACGCGTGCGCCGTCCACCTACAAGATTGAGAAGCTGGTGCTTCAAGACGGGATGCAAACTGATGCGTTTATCGCGGTAGCGGGCGATGGTCAGCCGTAA
- a CDS encoding glycosyltransferase family 2 protein — protein MSLPLSVVVPLYNEEDNVLLLYNAVSDALAPIGIDYELLLVDDGSHDATCAVAIALVGHDRHVRVLKFRRNYGQTAAMAAGIEAARGEVIVTMDGDLQNDPADIPRLLTLINQGYDIAVGWRKQREDEIARVLISKIANAIMARIMGVRIRDSGCSLKAFRAPLIQNLPMYGEMHRFIPALSQLAGARLIQIEVNHRPRQFGVSKYGFSRIYKVMLDIVSIRALLSYARRPMRWLRLPILLSLLTGLLFFVISMANEAHNSLILIGIAFCFVSLAAFLFAWGLIGQSLTIMDRQMARYATLASTMSTRLEAHLDQEAGT, from the coding sequence ATGTCGCTTCCGCTGTCTGTGGTCGTGCCGCTCTACAACGAAGAAGACAATGTTCTTCTGCTTTATAACGCAGTCAGCGATGCGCTGGCTCCGATCGGGATCGATTATGAGCTCCTGCTCGTCGACGATGGAAGCCACGACGCTACGTGTGCCGTTGCTATCGCGTTGGTCGGGCACGACCGCCACGTCCGCGTTCTCAAGTTTCGCCGCAACTACGGACAGACCGCCGCGATGGCGGCGGGCATAGAGGCCGCACGCGGCGAGGTAATCGTCACAATGGATGGCGACCTTCAGAACGATCCTGCCGACATCCCGCGGCTCCTTACGCTTATCAATCAGGGCTACGACATTGCAGTCGGCTGGCGAAAACAGCGCGAGGACGAGATCGCGCGCGTTCTGATTTCAAAGATTGCGAATGCGATCATGGCACGCATCATGGGCGTCAGAATCAGGGATAGTGGCTGTTCGCTAAAGGCCTTCCGTGCGCCGCTCATACAGAATTTGCCGATGTATGGCGAGATGCACCGGTTCATCCCTGCACTCTCGCAGCTCGCCGGCGCGCGGCTTATTCAGATCGAGGTAAATCATAGACCTCGCCAGTTTGGCGTATCGAAATACGGCTTCTCCCGCATCTACAAGGTCATGCTCGACATTGTATCAATTCGGGCGCTGCTGAGTTACGCTCGGCGGCCTATGCGATGGCTCCGCTTGCCTATCCTGCTGTCACTGCTGACTGGATTATTGTTTTTCGTTATAAGCATGGCGAATGAGGCTCATAATTCGCTCATCCTGATAGGCATCGCATTCTGCTTCGTGTCACTCGCCGCCTTTCTTTTCGCGTGGGGCCTGATTGGCCAGTCGCTGACGATTATGGATCGACAGATGGCACGTTATGCGACGCTCGCGTCCACCATGTCGACGCGACTAGAAGCTCATCTTGATCAGGAAGCCGGGACATGA
- a CDS encoding lysylphosphatidylglycerol synthase transmembrane domain-containing protein: protein MKGRAELKLLRASATILLLGAVFYYSGLFNTAGRRTLAETLAGTRIEFIFAAIAMNGLLDLVSAFKWRILSRALGLRGSTWELFEIYLSARFFNLVLPSNIGGDVLRVGLQARISGNTASAAASVLVDRLTGLITLVAFALVATLLTLRSVNQPLVTEAIIVTVAGLGLVLWMILDQRPFEFIRARLTQRFPRLDKLFTRMEKVRGGITLYRSRWAHLLLAFLVSSVFYLAAGVGFWVNIVAFDPTIPLLSVLIACPLMMTIMNLPLSIGNIGIEEFAYTAVLTSFGVPPAVAFSAALLHRLKTFLAAGVGGLLYNWVESRKLGMGR from the coding sequence ATGAAGGGGCGGGCTGAGTTGAAGCTGTTGCGGGCTAGCGCCACGATTCTGCTTCTCGGAGCCGTGTTCTATTACTCCGGCCTGTTCAACACGGCCGGGCGTCGCACACTAGCCGAGACGTTGGCGGGAACACGCATCGAGTTCATATTTGCGGCGATCGCCATGAACGGATTGCTCGATCTAGTCAGCGCCTTTAAATGGCGCATCCTGTCGCGAGCGTTAGGGCTGCGGGGAAGCACATGGGAGCTATTCGAGATTTACTTGAGTGCCCGCTTCTTCAATCTGGTGCTGCCAAGCAATATCGGTGGAGATGTCTTGCGCGTGGGCCTGCAGGCGCGAATCAGCGGCAACACAGCGTCAGCCGCGGCGAGCGTGCTTGTCGACCGGCTCACGGGGCTTATTACCCTGGTGGCGTTCGCATTGGTGGCGACATTGCTGACCCTGCGATCCGTCAACCAGCCGCTGGTGACGGAGGCGATCATCGTCACCGTAGCGGGGCTGGGCCTCGTATTGTGGATGATTCTGGACCAACGGCCTTTCGAGTTCATACGGGCGCGGCTAACCCAACGTTTTCCCCGTCTCGACAAGCTTTTCACCCGAATGGAGAAGGTTCGCGGGGGCATTACGCTCTACCGTAGCAGGTGGGCACATTTGCTGTTAGCGTTTTTGGTGTCCAGCGTCTTCTACCTCGCCGCAGGTGTTGGTTTTTGGGTTAACATCGTCGCATTTGACCCGACGATCCCGCTTCTTTCAGTCTTGATTGCATGCCCACTGATGATGACGATCATGAATCTTCCGCTGAGCATCGGCAATATTGGGATCGAGGAATTTGCCTATACGGCTGTGCTCACCAGTTTTGGCGTTCCACCAGCCGTCGCATTCTCAGCGGCGCTGCTTCACCGATTGAAGACATTCCTCGCGGCTGGAGTCGGTGGTCTTCTCTATAACTGGGTCGAATCCCGGAAGCTCGGCATGGGAAGGTAG
- a CDS encoding acyltransferase family protein yields MDGLRTVAVLPIVLAHAGVRQVPGGFVGVDVFFVISGFLITSIIQRAINEGSFFLIQFYKRRIVRILPALLLMILMVNAAAIALLTPAEFRTIAQSSAATAGFVSNIYFWNLIDYFDSSALVKPLLHTWSLGVEEQFYILYPLILLVLNKLWPSRLVAVLAVIVVLSFALSLVLAYRQPESAFYLLPSRAWELGIGGLVALNALPKARSPFEQSGLALAGLALISTGIFAIRPGIAFPAPWALLPCIGTALVIGYGELSIAAKLLSVPPVRWIGRVSYSLYLWHWPLITFWRLQFGPTLSRPETALLIGISLFAATMSYLLIERPFIQRFKASAARATNVAGCGAVFVMVALTLGVAANATRIKPVPEQIRHITSFLTYRYSTTNHYQFRRGLCFVAKGDETFDWNTCMSARPGRRNVLIVGDSHAAQYWRAFALRYTSDNVMQGTASGCRPAILPAGRARCTALMSRILNDFARESRVHIAVLAGQWRAKDLPALLRTIRILRSRNVGVVVIGPTVEYDGQFPHILSQALMRGDMAMVDRMRIRRPFDLDRKMARLVRATGARYFSEIEVECSSGECRLFDSRGGPFHFDYGHLTLDAARDVVRQFPAL; encoded by the coding sequence ATTGATGGCCTTCGCACTGTCGCAGTGCTGCCCATCGTTCTCGCACATGCAGGCGTTCGCCAAGTTCCCGGCGGTTTCGTTGGCGTCGATGTATTTTTCGTAATCTCCGGATTTTTAATTACGTCCATCATTCAGCGGGCAATCAACGAAGGGTCCTTTTTTTTAATACAGTTCTACAAGCGGAGAATAGTTCGCATATTGCCCGCCTTACTCCTCATGATTCTGATGGTCAACGCAGCAGCAATCGCATTGCTTACGCCGGCCGAGTTCCGCACCATAGCGCAAAGCTCCGCCGCGACCGCTGGCTTCGTATCGAACATTTATTTTTGGAACCTTATCGACTACTTCGACAGCTCAGCGCTCGTCAAGCCATTACTGCATACATGGTCACTCGGCGTCGAAGAACAATTCTATATCCTCTATCCGTTAATCTTGCTGGTACTTAACAAGTTATGGCCAAGCCGGCTTGTCGCGGTGCTGGCAGTGATCGTCGTGCTGTCTTTCGCTCTGTCGCTCGTCCTTGCGTACCGGCAACCAGAATCCGCCTTTTATCTTTTGCCGAGCCGCGCCTGGGAACTGGGCATTGGCGGCCTAGTAGCGCTGAACGCTCTCCCAAAAGCCCGCTCCCCGTTTGAGCAAAGTGGATTGGCTCTGGCCGGTCTGGCGCTGATATCTACCGGCATATTCGCCATCAGGCCCGGGATCGCGTTCCCCGCGCCCTGGGCCCTGTTGCCCTGTATAGGGACGGCGTTGGTGATCGGTTATGGCGAGTTGTCCATAGCGGCCAAGCTCCTGTCCGTGCCTCCCGTGCGCTGGATCGGTAGGGTCTCCTATTCGCTCTATCTGTGGCATTGGCCGCTCATCACCTTCTGGCGCCTCCAGTTTGGGCCAACTCTCTCCCGTCCTGAAACCGCTCTTCTGATCGGCATCTCATTATTCGCCGCCACGATGTCCTATCTGCTGATTGAGCGCCCGTTCATTCAGCGCTTCAAGGCAAGTGCGGCAAGGGCGACGAATGTGGCTGGATGTGGCGCGGTCTTTGTCATGGTCGCACTCACTCTGGGAGTGGCGGCCAACGCGACGCGGATAAAGCCAGTGCCCGAACAGATCCGGCATATCACCTCATTTCTCACCTACCGTTATTCAACTACCAACCACTACCAGTTCCGGCGCGGGCTCTGTTTTGTCGCGAAGGGTGACGAGACTTTCGACTGGAATACATGCATGAGCGCACGGCCGGGTCGACGAAATGTTCTGATCGTCGGAGACAGCCATGCAGCCCAATATTGGCGTGCCTTCGCGCTGCGCTATACCTCAGATAATGTCATGCAGGGAACCGCCTCGGGTTGTCGTCCCGCGATCCTGCCAGCCGGTCGAGCGCGCTGCACGGCACTGATGAGCCGTATTTTGAATGATTTTGCCCGCGAAAGTCGCGTTCATATAGCGGTCCTTGCGGGACAGTGGCGCGCAAAGGACTTGCCCGCTCTGCTTCGCACAATTCGAATCCTCCGTTCGCGCAACGTCGGCGTCGTGGTGATCGGGCCGACGGTCGAGTACGATGGGCAGTTTCCTCACATCCTGTCCCAGGCGTTGATGAGGGGCGACATGGCGATGGTCGATCGCATGAGGATCAGGCGTCCCTTCGACCTCGACCGCAAAATGGCTCGTTTGGTCCGCGCTACCGGCGCGCGCTAT